In a single window of the Luteibacter rhizovicinus DSM 16549 genome:
- a CDS encoding RNA polymerase sigma factor: MQPELPVATSDDDVVRAAVGGDRKAFETLYRKHSDRVYGAILRLAAFDHARAEDLTQEAFIRAWQKLDGFRFESAFGTWVYRLAVNVALMSIRARNADPVSIVDDEHLPDIADLDNPVRAVERDELEKAIAALPPRARAVLVLYDVEGWKHEEIAIELGMAVGSSKAQLHRARGLLRRALGDTP; encoded by the coding sequence ATGCAGCCTGAGCTGCCTGTCGCCACGTCCGATGACGATGTGGTGCGCGCTGCCGTCGGCGGCGACCGGAAGGCGTTCGAGACGCTCTATCGCAAGCATTCGGACCGGGTCTATGGCGCCATCCTTCGCCTGGCCGCCTTCGACCACGCCCGTGCGGAAGACCTGACCCAGGAAGCCTTCATCCGCGCCTGGCAGAAGCTCGACGGCTTCCGCTTCGAGAGCGCGTTCGGTACCTGGGTGTACCGGCTGGCGGTGAATGTGGCACTCATGTCCATACGTGCCCGCAACGCCGACCCGGTCAGCATCGTCGACGATGAACATCTGCCGGACATCGCCGACCTCGACAATCCCGTCCGCGCCGTGGAGCGCGACGAACTGGAAAAGGCCATCGCGGCGTTGCCGCCGCGGGCCCGTGCCGTGCTCGTCCTTTACGACGTGGAAGGCTGGAAACACGAGGAGATCGCCATCGAACTCGGGATGGCGGTCGGCTCCTCGAAAGCGCAGTTACACCGTGCGCGCGGACTGCTCCGCCGCGCACTGGGAGATACGCCATGA